Below is a genomic region from Lysobacter terrestris.
CGATGATCACGCCTACGAGGCCTTCGCCGACGATCATGCCCGAGGCGAGCAGCACGCCGAGCTGCTTGCTGGATTCGGGGTTGGCAGTGCGCTCGGCGCGCTTGTCGTAGAGCCAGCCGACGATCGCGCCCACCACCACCATCAGCGTCGCCGACGTCGGCAGGTAGATGCCCAGGCCGACGGCCAGCGGCGACAGGTGCGCGCCCTTGGTCTTTCGACGCAGGACCTCATCGATCACGATCAGCACGACGCCGATGCCGGCGCCGATCTGGATCAGGCTCCAGTCGATGTTCTTCTCGATCACGCCCTGCGCGAGCGCGGAAATCAGGCCCGCCTGCGGCGCGGCCAGCGCCAGCTTCGGGTCGACGCCCGGCGCACCGGCGAAGCCGTAGGCCTTGTTCACGATATCCAGGATCACCGGGATGATGGCGGCGCCGGCGATCACGCCGATCACCAGCGCCCATTGCTGCTTGGACGGGGTGGCGTCGACCAGCTGGCCGGTCTTGAGGTCCTGCAGGTTGTTGTTGGCGATCGCGGCAACGGTGAACACCACCGCGGTGACGAGCAGCGCGAACGCCACCAGCCCCTTCTCGTGGCCGGGCTCCAGCAGCGGCTTGATGCCGAACACCAGCAGCAGCGCCGCGCCGATCACCACCAGGATGCCGATGCCCGACAGCGGGCTGTTCGAGGAACCGATCAGGCCGGCCATGTAGCCGCACACGGTCGAGACCAGGAAGCTCATCACCACGATGTAGATGAGGCCACCGATGACCAGCGAGGTGGTGTGCGCGCCCAGGCCGGTTTCGGTGCTGAACTGCACCAGCAGGAACGCGAGCGGAATGAAGCACGCGACCATCACCATGCCGACGACGCCGATCGGGATGTCGTGCTCGGTGCGCGGCAGCGAAGCGATGTTGCCGGCGGCGCGGACCTTCGCCGCGGCCATCGCCGAGGTCAGGCCGGTGATCACCGGCTTGACCAGCTTGCCCAGCGTCCAGATCGCGGCGACACCGATCG
It encodes:
- a CDS encoding OPT family oligopeptide transporter; translation: MTRPDSLATPRTELTLRGLILGVIITVAFTAANVFFGLKAGLTFATSIPAAVISMALLRNFKNSTVQENNIVQTVASAAGTLSSVIFVLPGLIIIGWWTGFPYWVSFAICALGGILGVMYSIPLRRALVTNSELPYPEGVACAEVLKVGSPGAEGTAHGAEESRAGLLAVIWGALVAGTFAVIVATRVFASDVASYFRVGDRGGVTGFDFALSMALFAVGHLVGLWVGIAMLLGAVIGWGWGVPHFSELAAAGAQAGTAAADLAQATWSQQVRFVGAGTIGVAAIWTLGKLVKPVITGLTSAMAAAKVRAAGNIASLPRTEHDIPIGVVGMVMVACFIPLAFLLVQFSTETGLGAHTTSLVIGGLIYIVVMSFLVSTVCGYMAGLIGSSNSPLSGIGILVVIGAALLLVFGIKPLLEPGHEKGLVAFALLVTAVVFTVAAIANNNLQDLKTGQLVDATPSKQQWALVIGVIAGAAIIPVILDIVNKAYGFAGAPGVDPKLALAAPQAGLISALAQGVIEKNIDWSLIQIGAGIGVVLIVIDEVLRRKTKGAHLSPLAVGLGIYLPTSATLMVVVGAIVGWLYDKRAERTANPESSKQLGVLLASGMIVGEGLVGVIIAGVVAFNLFPLALVGDDFAEPAKWIGGIAFVAAVFILYRWIEGMARRTAAN